GAGCTTACTTCCAATCAATGCGTCAGCTTTTGCAAGAAAGGCTTATTTCACCAAGAAAATTAATATTAGAAATTTCTGAAAAAACTGAATTACCAAAATTTGATGGAGATATTCTTTTAGATTCTCCTTTAGATGTCTTCAAAGAAAAATTATTACAATATGTACGCGATCTTAAAATTAGATTTGCAATAGATGATTTTGGAGTTGGTTACGCGTCAGTTTCTCGATTAGCCGGTCTGAATCCACCTTATGTCAAAATTGATCGTGAGATTCTTTATCAAGAATCAACAGAAGTGATTATTCAATTTGTTCACAAACTTGTTCAAGCAGATAATTTAAGAAGCACAACAGATGTGATTTTAGAAGGTATTGATGAAAATACTCCTATTAGTTTACACAGACTTAAACAGATAGGTGTGAGCTACATTCAAGGACATATTGTTGGCAAAGCAGGAGCGGAAATTTATCGTTTGACTCCAGAAAAAAGTGAGTTTTTGAGAAAAAAGCTTTTAGAACCGACAGATTGAAATGCCACCAGCTGACAGAGGAATAATATGCTCAAATTCAAACGTAGTGACAGTTAGAGATTCCGCAGTACGGCAGTAAGCAACAATTTACAAAGCGATCGCGAATGCGTCTTTGTAACTCAACAGGAATGTAAACGCTCACGCCACCCTCAATTTTTTTTCAAGATAGTTTAATGTGTATCTAGCTCTAGTTTTAAGAATGTTTAGCTGGTCAACTTGTGATAACAAACTGTCTAGAGTAGCAAGTTCATCACGTGATAGTTGATTTTCCCTATTCCGAGCTAGTAAATCATTTAATTGGTCTTGGGCTTTTAGAGACAACATTCCGTTTGCCAAGGCTTGCAGTTCATCATGACTTAAGCCATTTAAAATTTCACTATCTGCTAATAGGTTGGTCAATTGATGATACGTTTCCAAATTTAGGAGTACGCCAACTCGCTCTCCTTGTTCATTAGTGATGTACCGAACTGATTCAGACATAAGAGACTTTAGGAATATGCTTGAATTTATCGTAACCTATCCAAAGACTACATCGCATTCCGCTGAGCGCATACCCGATTTTTGAGATGATTATACTGATACTCTGCAAAATCCGGAATCCTTAAGCTTGAGATTGAGTATTAGAATAAGAGTAGAAAAATATAGCAAAGAGAAATGCAAAATGGGGAAATTTGCATTGCTGATTGGTGTGAGTCAGTATGAGTCCAGTTTATTCAACCCTTTACCTGGGGTTGTCAGAGATATTGAGGCAATGCAACGTGTTTTGAAGCATCCAGAGATGGGCGACTTTGATAATGTCGAACAGTTGATTGACGGTGATGCATTGGTCATAAACCAGAAAATAGAGCAATTATTTATTGAAAATCGTCAGCGAAACGACCTGACGCTGCTCTATTTATCAGGACATGGCTTTTTAGATAAAAACGGGTATCTATATTATGTCAGCCGTAACACCCACGTCACTTCTCAAAACAAAATATATACTAGCAATGCTGTAGCTGCTCGGTTTATCCAAGAGCAGTGTATGAACCTCAGCCAATCAAAGCGACAGGTGTTGATTCTTGACTGTTGCTTTAGCGGAGCATTTGTTGAGGGTATGGGAGCAAAACAAGCAATTCCGATTATTGACGATAAAATTCTGGCTCAATTAGGTGGTGAAGGCAGAGTTGTGTTAACCTCTTCTACTGCTACACAACTCTCTTATGAAGATCGCGAAGGAGGATTTTATACCCGTTATTTAATCGAGGGAATTGAAAAGGGCGCTGCTGATGCTGATAACGATGGTGTGATTTCAGTAGCGGAACTGCATGACTATGCCAAGCGCAAAGTGCAAGAAGCACAACCAGCAATGAAGCCGGAAATCTTTGCATTTTGGGAAGGTTACACAATCCATTTAGCCAAAGCTCCCTTAGGGGACTCTAGATTAGAGTATCGCAAAACGGTTGAGCAATGTGTCAAGGATAGCGGCTTCTTGGTACAAAAGAATTGTTTTAAAAAAGTTGCTCGCCGGATTCTCACTAACAAGCAAAAGCAATTGAGGATAGAAACTGAAATCGCTACAGCTATAGAAGAAGAAGTTCTTCAACCATTTCGTGATTATCAAGAAAGCTTACGAGAATATGAAGAAGCTTTAGCTGAGGCATTAGAAGAGGAGAATATTCTCAGTGATGTGAGTTGGCAGTTGTTGAAACAATTACAGCAGATGCTCAAACTTCAAGATGAGGACGTAACACCCATACATGAACGCTTGATACCATCGCAACAACCAATTTCATCCACACCCCAACCAACCTTACCTCCTACAAAAGCTATTACAACGGCGGAGGAAGATGACCTTAAATCTGAAAAAGGAGTAGACTATACAAAACTGCAAAACCTGCTGATGGCAGGAAAGTGGAAAGAAGCTGACCAAGAGACTTATTTGGTGATGCTTCAAGCTGTAGGTCGTCAAGAAGGTGATTGGATTAGAGAAGAAGAACTTTTGAACTTTCCCTGTACAGACCTCCGCACCATAGACCAACTATGGGTAAAATATAGCAATGGACGCTTTGGTTTCAGCGTTCAGAAGCGCATTTATCTTGATATTGGTGGAATACTCAATGGAAGGTATTATGATGAAAGATCTTGGAATAAGTATTGCAATCTCGTAGGATGGAAAGTGAAGGGAAAATGGATCGCTGAGTCTGAAGTGATTTATAATACCTCAGCCCCTGATGGACACCTCCCTCTTTGGTTTTTTTGGGTGTTATTCGTTGATGATTGGGATGTTATATTGGTTTCTTTTCTTGCGTTGAGACTTGTAAAGTGCAAAATTTAAGTGTCTCAGTATTTTGTAAATCTTTGTTTCAACTCCTCTTCTTACGATGCAATCAGAACATCAAGAGTAAGTAGCGCTCACTTAAATAGTTGGTGGATGTTCTCCCATCTTCACCCACATTTTACGAACACGAGT
This genomic interval from Scytonema hofmannii PCC 7110 contains the following:
- a CDS encoding GUN4 domain-containing protein, coding for MGKFALLIGVSQYESSLFNPLPGVVRDIEAMQRVLKHPEMGDFDNVEQLIDGDALVINQKIEQLFIENRQRNDLTLLYLSGHGFLDKNGYLYYVSRNTHVTSQNKIYTSNAVAARFIQEQCMNLSQSKRQVLILDCCFSGAFVEGMGAKQAIPIIDDKILAQLGGEGRVVLTSSTATQLSYEDREGGFYTRYLIEGIEKGAADADNDGVISVAELHDYAKRKVQEAQPAMKPEIFAFWEGYTIHLAKAPLGDSRLEYRKTVEQCVKDSGFLVQKNCFKKVARRILTNKQKQLRIETEIATAIEEEVLQPFRDYQESLREYEEALAEALEEENILSDVSWQLLKQLQQMLKLQDEDVTPIHERLIPSQQPISSTPQPTLPPTKAITTAEEDDLKSEKGVDYTKLQNLLMAGKWKEADQETYLVMLQAVGRQEGDWIREEELLNFPCTDLRTIDQLWVKYSNGRFGFSVQKRIYLDIGGILNGRYYDERSWNKYCNLVGWKVKGKWIAESEVIYNTSAPDGHLPLWFFWVLFVDDWDVILVSFLALRLVKCKI